From Salvelinus namaycush isolate Seneca chromosome 2, SaNama_1.0, whole genome shotgun sequence, one genomic window encodes:
- the LOC120023740 gene encoding myosin heavy chain, fast skeletal muscle-like, whose product MPLPATASVCVCAEEISDLTEQIGETGKSIHELEKAKKTVEREKSEIQTALNEAEGTLEHEESKILRVQLELNQIKGEVDRKIAEKDEEMEQIKRNSQRVVDSMQSTLDSEVRSRNDALRVKKKMEGDLNEMEIQLSHSNRQAAEAQKQLRNVQGQLKDAQLHLDDAVRVTEDMKEQAAMVERRNGLMVAEIEELRVALEQTERGRKVAETELVDASERVGLLHSQCTLLS is encoded by the exons atGCCCCTTCCCGCCactgcttctgtgtgtgtgtgtgcagaggagATCTCTGACCTGACTGAGCAGATCGGAGAGACTGGCAAGAGCATCCATGAGCTGGAGAAGGCCAAGAAGACCGTGGAAAGAGAGAAGTCTGAGATCCAGACCGCTCTGAACGAGGCTGAG GGCACACTGGAGCACGAGGAATCCAAGATTCTGCGTGTGCAGCTGGAGCTGAACCAGATCAAGGGTGAGGTGGACAGGAAGATCGCTGAGAAGGACGAGGAGATGGAGCAGATCAAGAGGAACAGCCAGAGGGTGGTTGACTCCATGCAGAGCACCCTGGACTCTGAGGTCAGGAGCAGGAATGATGCCCTGAGGgtgaagaagaagatggagggagacctGAACGAGATGGAGATCCAGCTGAGCCACTCCAACAGGCAGGCCGCTGAGGCCCAGAAACAGCTGAGGAATGTCCAGGGACAGCTCAAG GATGCCCAATTGCACCTTGATGACGCTGTCCGTGTCACAGAAGACATGAAGGAGCAGGCAGCCATGGTGGAGCGCAGAAACGGTCTGATGGTGGCTGAAATCGAGGAGCTGAGAGTTGCtctggagcagacagagagaggccgcAAAGTGGCTGAGACTGAGCTGGTAGACGCCAGCGAGCGTGTTGGACTGCTGCACTCCCAG tgtacattgcTTTCCTAA
- the LOC120019498 gene encoding zinc finger protein 501-like, with product MDCFTGFYEPKELRRHTCRPHPCSDCRGTFICPIHLKSHQQTLKIKKMYPCAHCEKSFQTPSSLKTHQLNHTGKKSYHCFQCGKRFCRVDTLKAHKRIHTGEKPFHCSQCGKSFSDIGNRNKHQRIHTGEKTYHCSECGKSFNQLSHLKPHQLTHTSEKPFNCSQCGKGFSLSSYLKKHQVMHTEEKPYSCDHCGKSFKLEGILKRHQRIHSGEKTYHCSECGKCFSLSSYLKRHQLTHTGLKSHHTGIKSQHCSHCGKSFSKKADLKKHQRIHTGEKPFHCSQCGKSFNEKGNLKQHQRKHSGEKPFHCSQCGKRFSWVRDLKKHQKVHKEEKPFHCSQCGKSFNEKGNLKQHQRRHSGEKPYSCDQCGNCFKWKQSLKEHQKAKHSAVPDHGLIIVLPSWASTSN from the coding sequence ATGGACTGCTTCACTGGTTTCTATGAACCAAAGGAGTTGAGAAGGCACACTTGTAGGCCCCACCCCTGTTCAGATTGCAGAGGCACTTTTATTTGTCCAATTCACTTAAAATCACACCAACAAACTctcaaaataaagaaaatgtacccGTGCGctcattgtgagaagagttttcaGACCCCAAGCAGCTTGAAGACGCACCAGCTTAATCACACGGGAAAGAAGTCGTATCACTgctttcagtgtgggaagaggTTCTGTCGTGTAGACACCTTAAAGGctcacaagagaatacacacaggagagaagccttttcaCTGttctcagtgtgggaagagcttcagtGATATAGGAAATCGAAataaacaccagagaatacacacaggagaaaagacTTACCACTGCTCTGAGTGCGGGAAAAGTTTCAATCAGTTATCACATTTAAAACCACACCAGCTAACTCACACAAGTGAGAAGCCTTTTaactgctctcagtgtggaaagggtttcagtCTGTCATCATATCTGAAGAAGCACCAGGTAATGCACACAGAAGAGAAACCATACAGCTGTGatcattgtgggaagagttttaaatTGGAAGGAATCCTTAAGCGTCATCAGAGAATACACAGTGGAGAGAAGACTTACCACTGCTCAGAGTGTGGGAAGTGTTTCAGTTTGTCATCATATCTGAAGAGACACCAGCTAACTCACACAGGATTAAAGTCACACCACACAGGAATAAAGTCACaacactgctcccactgtgggaagagcttcagtAAGAAAGCTGACCTAAAGAAacatcagagaatacacacaggggagaagcctttccactgctcccaatgtgggaagagctttaaTGAGAAAGGAAATCTAAAGCAACACCAGAGAAAACActcaggagagaagcctttccactgctcccaatgtggaaaaaGATTCAGTTGGGTAAGAGACCTAAAGAAACATCAGAAAGTACACAAAGAGGAgaagcctttccactgctcccaatgtgggaagagcttcaatgAGAAAGGAAATCTAAAGCAACACCAGAGAAGACactcaggagagaaaccgtacagctgtgatcagtgtgggaattGTTTTAAATGGAAACAAAGCCTAAAGGAACATCAGAAGGCAAAGCACAGTGCAGTGCCAGACCATGGCCTTATAATTGTGTTGCCAAGCTGGGCATCTACATCTAATTAA
- the LOC120019477 gene encoding zinc finger protein 501-like, with amino-acid sequence MAVKEEHERTVEEEVEEERAVTEEEERAAKEEQGEREVKEEEQGERAVKKEEQGEREVKEEEEENREVSAPDLEEEEEEVDSITDPGESSHPGSDSDPSTTASGNHKRRQRNSRQKHHHCMDCFTGFYEPKELRRHTCRPHPCSDCRGSFICPTHLIPHKKTLKRKKINSCGQCGKRFQTPSSLKTHQLTHKGKKSHHCSQSSKRFCRVDALKSHQRIHTGEKPFHCSQCGKTFGSSFNLKRHQKIHTGEKPFHCSHCGKSFSDEESRNKHQRIHTRDKTFHCSECGKSFSKGGNLKEHQKIHTGEKPYSCDQCGKSFSQTGVLKRHQLTHTGEKTFNCSQCGEGFSQSKLLKGHQLTHTGKKPHHCSHCGKSFKLEGSLQSHQRIHSGEKPHHCSQCGKSYSWVRDLKKHQRVHKEEKPFHCSQCGKCFNEKGNLKQHQRRHSGEKPYNCDQCGNCFKWKQSLKEHQKAKHSAVPDHGLIIVLPSWASTYLINIDTNQISIEPF; translated from the exons ATGGCAGTCAAAGAAGAGCATGAGAGAACAGTCGAAGAAGAAGTGGAGGAGGAGCGAGCAGTCactgaagaggaggagagagcagccaaagaagagcagggggagagggaagTCAAAGAagaagagcagggggagagagcggTCAAAAAagaagagcagggggagagggaagtcaaagaagaagaagaggagaacagGGAAGTGTCTGCTCCAGAtctagaggaagaggaggaagaagtagATAGTATCACTGACCCAG GAGAGAGCTCCCATCCAGGCTCAGACAGCGATCCCAGTACCACAGCATCAGGAAACCATAAACGCAGGCAGAGGAACTCAAGACAGAAACATCACCACTGCATGGACTGCTTCACTGGTTTCTATGAACCAAAGGAGTTGAGAAGGCACACTTGTAGGCCCCACCCCTGTTCAGATTGCAGAGGCAGTTTTATTTGTCCAACTCACCTCATACCACACAAAAAGACCCTCAAAAGAAAGAAAATTAACTcgtgtggtcaatgtgggaagagatttcaGACACCAAGCAGCTTGAAGACGCACCAGCTTACTCACAAAGGAAAGAAGTCGCACCACTGCTCCCAGAGTAGTAAGAGGTTCTGTCGCGTAGACGCCTTAAAGTctcaccagagaatacacacaggggagaagcctttccactgctcccagtgtgggaagaCTTTTGGTTCGTCATTCAATTTGAAGCGacaccagaaaatacacacaggggagaagcctttccactgctcccattgtgggaagagcttcagtGATGAAGAAAGTCGAAATAAACACCAAAGAATACACACAAGAGATAAGACTTTCCACTGCTCTGAGTGTGGAAAGAGCTTCAGTAAGGGAGGAAATCTAAAGGAACatcagaaaatacacacaggggagaagccatacagctgtgatcagtgtgggaagagtttcagtcAAACAGGAGTCCTAAAGAGACACCAGCTaactcacacaggagaaaaaacattcaactgctcccagtgtggggaGGGTTTCAGTCAGTCAAAACTTCTGAAGGGACACCAGCTAACGCACACAGGAAAGAAGCCTCACCACTGCTCTCACTGCGGAAAGAGTTTTAAATTGGAAGGAAGCCTTCAGAGTCATCAGAGAATACACAGTGGAGAGAAGCCCcaccactgctcccaatgtgggAAGAGCTACAGTTGGGTAAGAGACCTAAAGAAACACCAGAGAGTACACAAAGAGGAGAAGCCTTTCCACTGTTCCCAATGTGGGAAGTGCTTCAATGAGAAAGGAAATCTAAAGCAACACCAGAGAAGACactcaggagagaaaccgtacaactgtgatcagtgtgggaattGTTTTAAATGGAAACAAAGCCTGAAGGAACATCAGAAGGCAAAGCACAGTGCAGTGCCAGACCATGGCCTTATAATTGTGTTGCCAAGCTGGGCATCTACATATCTAATTAATATTGACACTAACCAGATTTCCATCGAACCTTTTTAG